The following coding sequences lie in one Biomphalaria glabrata chromosome 18, xgBioGlab47.1, whole genome shotgun sequence genomic window:
- the LOC129924069 gene encoding uncharacterized protein LOC129924069, whose product MLSSVLDTAGSEAATTQPASAAERKIILTAITNADNTNKRLPEDFIYVMMNSMELTTMVSLLCYPHCFDKKLTMCITQSKGMAHLIKIKCLNCETYLWPDWTSKKSNNVHLDINVRAVAALKESGISNSKFDRFCGLMSMPCMHRNTYNNLANIVNTAIIEAGEECMIRASAVVHGRNISQPLTTDDRISSTGCPVITVSFDGTWHKRGHSSHSGIGSY is encoded by the exons ATGCTCAG ctctgttttggatacagctggatctgaagcagcaacaacgcagcctgcaagtgcagctgaacgaaaaataattctaactgcaattactaacgctgataacaccaataagaggctgcctgaagatttcatatACGTCATGATGAATTCAATGGAATTGACCACAATGGTCTCCTTGTTGTGCTATCCACATTGCTTcgacaaaaaattaaccatgtgcatcacacaatcaaaaggcatggctcatttgattaaaatcaaatgccTAAATTGTGAAACATATTTGTGGCCTGACTGgacctcaaaaaaaagtaataatgttcatctggatattaatgtccgtgctgtcgctgcattaaaagaatctggaatctcgaattctaaatttgataggttttgtggacTTATGAGTATGCCCTGCATGCACAGAAATACTTATAACAATCTAGCTAACATAGTCAACACTGCTATAATTGAAGCTGGTGAAGAATGTATGATTAGGGCATCTGCTGTTGTGCATGGAAGAAACATATCACAACCTCTGACTACAGATGATAGAATAAGTTCAACAGGCTGTcctgttattacagtttcttttgatgggacttggcataaaaggggccactcatctcattcaggaattggcagttattga
- the LOC129923944 gene encoding uncharacterized protein LOC129923944 has protein sequence MSTYDKILELAREMELKGEKKREFIERELDELKKKEREVAERDERAAERAHQKEMKEIERKVELAKLEAAKVNPNILQPLTQQAKPYVSKFHKFNEKNETLENYIVQFEHIASTYDMSPRDMAKHLLANLAGEPLNIIATLTPEQKTDYKAVKNRLLEHFGKFEDHYRKLFRDIRLQKNGDYNRIIFEIKQNILKWLELSNCDMMRPDQIIDMFLIDSVLLNVTDNIFTFLKEKKIKNETELITNLNLFKDSHPNHTIDRRDHQIAATINTDSSKFKYSSNNKTCFNCGIKGHIKSQCRSINRSTFQYQSGTYRDNKYDNRRNSRATQSYSPNDRRRQYNTNNDNYNFQNYQRRQQ, from the coding sequence ATGTCTACCTATGATAAAATCTTGGAGTTGGCCAGAGAAATGGAATTGAAgggtgaaaagaaaagagaatttaTCGAAAGAGAATTGGAtgaattaaagaagaaagaacGTGAAGTAGCGGAACGAGATGAACGAGCGGCAGAAAGAGCGcatcagaaagaaatgaaagaaatagagagaaaagttGAGTTAGCTAAACTGGAAGCTGCAAAAGTGAATCCGAACATATTACAACCACTGACACAGCAAGCCAAACCATACGTCTCGAAGTTCCATAAGTTCAATGAGAAAAACGAAACTCTTGAAAACTACATTGTGCAATTTGAGCACATAGCCTCAACGTATGACATGTCTCCTAGAGATATGGCCAAGCACCTACTCGCCAATCTTGCAGGTGAACCGCTGAACATAATAGCCACCCTGACACCTGAACAAAAGACTGACTACAAGGCTGTGAAAAACAGACTCCTCGAACACTTTGGCAAATTCGAGGACCACTACAGAAAACTCTTTCGAGACATCAGATTGCAAAAGAACGGTGATTACAAcagaattatttttgaaattaagcaAAATATCTTAAAGTGGCTTGAACTCTCCAACTGTGATATGATGAGACCAGACCAAATCATTGATATGTTCTTAATTGACAGTGTACTATTGAATGTTACAGACAACATTTTCACTTTcctgaaagagaagaaaattaaaaacgaaaCAGAACTCATAACTAACCTGAATTTATTCAAAGACAGCCATCCCAATCACACCATCGACAGAAGAGACCATCAAATAGCTGCCACCATTAACACTGATTCAAGTAAATTCAAATACAGCAGCAACAATAAAACCTGCTTTAACTGCGGCATAAAGGGTCACATAAAGAGCCAATGTAGATCAATCAACAGAAGCACTTTCCAGTATCAAAGTGGCACATATCGAGACAATAAATATGACAACAGAAGAAACAGCAGAGCAACCCAAAGTTACAGCCCTAATGATAGAAGAAGGCAATACAACACCAACAACGATAATTACAACTTCCAAAACTATCAAAGAAGACAGCAATAA